A genomic region of Ignavibacteria bacterium contains the following coding sequences:
- a CDS encoding sigma-70 family RNA polymerase sigma factor has product MNALEILYNNYSKAVFAVIVKIVNSREIAEELIQDVFLKVWNNIATYDSSKGRLYTWLIGIARNLSIDTLRSKDYKKNTYKSLDYINDVSYNEPGEEDHKAIELEGVNKYLEKLKEEQRILIDLSYFQGFTQKEISEQLGMSLGTVKTRIRSAMIKLRELMKEENLI; this is encoded by the coding sequence GTGAATGCTTTGGAAATTTTATATAATAATTATTCCAAAGCTGTTTTTGCTGTTATCGTGAAAATTGTTAATTCGCGCGAGATTGCCGAGGAACTGATTCAGGATGTCTTCTTAAAAGTGTGGAATAATATCGCAACTTATGATAGCTCAAAGGGGCGTTTATATACCTGGTTAATTGGAATTGCGCGAAATTTATCAATAGATACGCTGCGTTCCAAGGATTATAAAAAGAATACTTACAAATCCCTCGACTACATAAATGACGTATCTTATAATGAACCCGGAGAAGAAGACCATAAGGCAATTGAGCTTGAAGGAGTTAATAAATATTTGGAAAAGCTTAAGGAAGAACAAAGAATTTTAATTGACCTTTCCTACTTTCAGGGCTTCACCCAGAAAGAAATCTCCGAACAATTAGGCATGTCATTAGGAACGGTCAAAACACGAATACGCTCGGCTATGATTAAGCTTAGAGAATTAATGAAAGAAGAAAATTTAATTTAG
- a CDS encoding ABC transporter ATP-binding protein — protein MLKIEGLSVNYGAIKAVRGINIEVKEKSIVTLIGANGAGKTTTLRTISGLIKPASGKITFEGQDITNMTPDKIVQMGICQSPEGRLIFSNLTVKENLEMGAFTRKDKENIKYDLEFVFAFFPRLKERINQLGGTLSGGEQQMLAIARSLMSKPKLLLLDEPSLGIAPLLVKTIFEKIVALNKTSGITILLVEQNANLALHNSDYGYVLETGEITLEGPAKELAENEEVKKAYLGK, from the coding sequence ATGCTTAAAATAGAGGGGTTGAGTGTAAATTACGGTGCGATAAAGGCGGTGCGCGGCATCAATATTGAGGTTAAGGAGAAATCCATTGTTACTCTGATTGGTGCTAACGGTGCCGGAAAGACAACGACTTTACGTACAATTTCAGGATTGATAAAGCCTGCTTCAGGTAAAATTACTTTTGAAGGGCAGGACATTACGAATATGACTCCAGATAAAATTGTTCAAATGGGAATTTGCCAATCGCCTGAGGGAAGATTGATTTTCTCGAATCTTACCGTGAAAGAAAATCTTGAGATGGGTGCTTTTACAAGAAAAGACAAAGAGAATATTAAGTATGATTTGGAGTTTGTGTTTGCATTTTTCCCGAGATTGAAGGAAAGAATTAACCAGCTTGGCGGAACGCTCAGCGGCGGTGAACAGCAGATGCTTGCAATTGCAAGGTCGCTAATGTCGAAGCCAAAGTTGTTGCTTCTTGATGAACCGTCACTTGGTATAGCTCCTTTGCTTGTGAAGACGATTTTTGAAAAGATTGTTGCCTTGAATAAAACTTCGGGAATAACAATTCTCCTTGTAGAGCAAAATGCAAATCTTGCATTGCATAATTCAGATTATGGATATGTTCTTGAAACGGGAGAAATAACACTCGAAGGACCTGCAAAAGAGCTTGCAGAAAATGAAGAGGTAAAAAAAGCTTACCTCGGTAAATAA
- a CDS encoding ABC transporter ATP-binding protein gives MSDKILEIKDVTMRFGGLTCVDKLNTHVGTNELIGMIGPNGAGKTTVFNIITGVYDPTEGDVLFEGKSLVPYKPYQVSDLGISRTFQNIRLFPSLSVRDNVRVSFGKSIKNGFFSSITQMPGFTKEEKELEDKITELLEMFDLLHDENELATSLPYGEQRKLEIVRALGTSPKLLLLDEPAAGMNPTEKIDLMRLIKDVQSKFNISILLIEHDMSVVMGICERIFVLDYGKKIAEGLPVEIQNNPKVIEAYLGE, from the coding sequence ATGTCTGATAAGATTCTTGAAATAAAAGATGTTACGATGCGTTTCGGCGGACTAACCTGTGTGGATAAATTGAACACACACGTCGGTACGAATGAACTCATTGGAATGATTGGTCCGAACGGAGCAGGAAAGACTACAGTGTTTAATATTATCACGGGTGTTTATGACCCAACCGAGGGCGATGTATTGTTTGAAGGGAAAAGTCTTGTTCCTTATAAACCGTATCAGGTATCGGATTTAGGAATAAGCAGGACATTTCAGAACATAAGATTGTTTCCGTCATTGAGTGTGCGTGATAATGTTAGAGTATCATTTGGCAAGAGCATTAAGAACGGATTTTTTTCCTCCATTACTCAAATGCCGGGATTTACTAAAGAAGAAAAAGAGCTTGAAGATAAAATAACCGAACTGCTGGAGATGTTTGATTTGCTTCATGATGAAAATGAGCTTGCAACCTCGCTTCCTTATGGTGAACAAAGAAAATTAGAAATTGTCAGAGCGCTCGGAACGTCTCCGAAACTTTTACTTCTCGATGAACCGGCGGCGGGAATGAACCCTACAGAAAAAATTGATTTAATGAGATTGATTAAAGACGTGCAGAGCAAGTTCAATATTTCGATTTTACTAATTGAGCACGACATGAGTGTCGTTATGGGAATTTGTGAAAGAATTTTTGTTCTTGATTACGGAAAAAAAATCGCAGAAGGTCTGCCGGTTGAAATTCAAAATAATCCGAAAGTAATTGAAGCATATCTAGGTGAATGA
- a CDS encoding branched-chain amino acid ABC transporter permease: MKSKLLFLVTILVLFGLNFFKDSMDAYYYQILIFIGINIILATSLNLINGFTGQFSLGHAGFMAIGAYVSAAIGAYFGPFFMNTFGTSFPGNAIAFLILLIIGGISAAIVGLIVGVPSLRLKGDYLALVTLGFGEIIRVIIQGMDVVGASQGFRGVYIYSNGVKSLEMLPDEPGVTFTFYGLEKYTDFFWVFGIAALTIYVIYNLINSTYGRGFIAVKDDEIAAEAMGINTTKYKVVAFVTGAFFAGLAGVLYAHYAQYINPEDFNFIRSIEIVVMVILGGMGSIFGVILAAIILTILPELLRGVSEYRMVIYSLLLIIMMLTRPQGLFGMKIPKFSFKKKEKVDVNG; encoded by the coding sequence ATGAAAAGTAAGCTACTGTTTCTTGTTACCATACTTGTCCTGTTTGGGTTGAATTTTTTTAAGGACTCTATGGATGCTTACTACTACCAGATTTTAATTTTCATCGGCATAAACATAATCCTCGCCACAAGCTTAAATTTAATCAACGGTTTTACGGGACAGTTCTCGCTCGGGCATGCGGGATTCATGGCAATCGGTGCCTATGTGTCTGCAGCAATCGGTGCATACTTCGGACCGTTTTTTATGAACACGTTCGGAACAAGCTTTCCCGGAAATGCAATTGCTTTTTTAATTCTGTTGATAATCGGAGGAATATCTGCAGCCATTGTGGGTTTAATTGTCGGTGTGCCGTCATTGAGGTTAAAAGGTGATTATCTTGCACTTGTAACGTTGGGTTTTGGTGAAATCATACGCGTTATAATTCAGGGTATGGATGTTGTTGGCGCGTCGCAGGGATTCAGAGGAGTTTACATTTACAGCAATGGCGTGAAAAGTTTAGAAATGCTTCCTGATGAACCGGGAGTAACTTTTACTTTTTATGGCTTAGAAAAATACACTGATTTTTTCTGGGTATTTGGAATTGCAGCATTGACGATATATGTGATTTATAATCTGATTAATTCGACATACGGACGCGGATTTATTGCAGTCAAAGACGATGAAATTGCTGCCGAAGCAATGGGTATTAATACCACTAAATATAAAGTTGTTGCATTTGTTACGGGTGCTTTTTTTGCGGGACTTGCGGGTGTGCTTTACGCGCATTATGCGCAATATATAAATCCCGAAGATTTTAATTTCATACGTTCGATTGAAATAGTCGTGATGGTAATTCTCGGAGGAATGGGAAGCATATTTGGTGTTATACTTGCGGCAATTATATTGACGATATTACCTGAACTGTTGCGCGGAGTATCGGAATACAGAATGGTGATTTATTCGTTACTGTTAATCATAATGATGTTAACACGTCCGCAAGGATTGTTCGGAATGAAAATTCCGAAGTTTTCATTTAAGAAGAAAGAGAAGGTTGATGTAAATGGGTGA
- a CDS encoding SulP family inorganic anion transporter, translating to MLVPKLYTTLKSYTKQQFYKDVFAGLIVGIVALPLAIAFGIASGVSPEKGIITAIIAGFIISSLGGSKVQIGGPTGAFIVIVFGIVQKYGLDGLMIATILSGIILILMGFLKLGTLIKFIPLPIITGFTSGIAVIIFFTQIKDLLGLQIAELPSELLEKIPVYFENILSFNLPTVLLSTGSILMITVLPRFTKKIPATIIALVLGTAVAYFFNLNVETISSKFGVIANTFPSPSVPGITYDKIYNLIGPSFTIALLAAIETLLSAVVADGMIGGRHRSNMELVANGAANLVTPLFGGIPATGAIARTVTNIKNGGRTPVAGIVHSITLLLIMIFFGQYAGMIPLCVLASILVIVAYNMSEWREFIAQLKMPKSDVAVLITTFTLTVLFDLTIAIEVGMILSALLFMNRMAQVTNIGIIKREFDEGDAVETMENSNLNIPDGVIIYEVNGPFFFGAASKFKEASRIVNENVKVMIMRLRNVPAIDSTGLNTIEDFYDDCKKHNIVLILSALHTQPLFAAEKSGLIDKIGRENICGDIDDALTRARKILKIAI from the coding sequence TTGCTCGTCCCGAAACTTTACACTACTCTTAAATCTTACACCAAACAACAATTTTATAAAGATGTTTTTGCGGGATTAATTGTCGGCATTGTTGCTCTGCCGCTTGCGATTGCTTTTGGAATTGCCTCCGGGGTCTCACCGGAAAAAGGAATAATTACCGCAATAATAGCAGGATTTATTATCTCATCATTAGGAGGAAGCAAAGTACAAATCGGCGGACCCACAGGAGCATTCATCGTTATTGTTTTTGGAATCGTTCAGAAATACGGCTTGGATGGTCTTATGATTGCTACAATTTTATCGGGAATAATTTTGATTCTTATGGGTTTCCTTAAGCTTGGCACACTGATAAAATTCATTCCGCTTCCGATAATCACCGGTTTCACATCAGGCATTGCAGTCATAATTTTTTTTACACAGATAAAAGATTTACTCGGTTTGCAGATAGCCGAGCTTCCATCAGAATTATTAGAAAAGATCCCTGTTTATTTTGAGAATATTCTTTCATTTAATTTACCGACGGTTTTGCTTTCAACAGGAAGTATTTTAATGATAACGGTTTTGCCAAGATTTACAAAAAAAATCCCTGCTACTATAATTGCATTAGTATTAGGGACTGCCGTTGCTTATTTTTTCAATCTTAATGTTGAAACTATCAGCTCGAAATTCGGAGTTATTGCCAATACATTCCCTTCTCCTTCAGTGCCGGGAATTACGTATGATAAAATTTATAATTTAATTGGTCCTTCTTTTACAATTGCTCTTCTTGCGGCAATAGAAACTTTATTATCTGCAGTCGTTGCCGATGGAATGATTGGCGGAAGGCACCGCTCTAATATGGAGCTGGTTGCAAACGGTGCAGCGAATCTTGTTACTCCCTTATTCGGTGGCATCCCCGCAACAGGAGCGATTGCAAGAACGGTGACCAACATCAAAAACGGCGGAAGGACACCGGTAGCAGGAATTGTTCATTCCATTACTTTGCTTCTTATAATGATTTTCTTCGGACAATATGCGGGAATGATACCTCTGTGTGTTCTTGCATCCATACTTGTCATTGTTGCTTACAATATGTCAGAATGGCGCGAGTTCATTGCTCAACTCAAAATGCCGAAAAGCGACGTTGCAGTTCTGATAACTACTTTTACATTAACAGTCTTGTTCGATTTAACAATTGCAATTGAAGTCGGAATGATTCTTTCAGCACTGCTTTTCATGAATCGCATGGCACAGGTAACGAATATTGGAATAATAAAAAGAGAATTTGATGAAGGTGATGCGGTTGAAACTATGGAAAATTCTAATCTGAATATTCCTGACGGTGTAATAATATATGAAGTTAACGGTCCATTCTTCTTCGGCGCAGCAAGCAAGTTCAAGGAAGCTTCGAGAATAGTAAATGAAAATGTAAAAGTTATGATAATGAGATTAAGAAACGTTCCGGCAATTGATTCAACCGGTCTCAATACAATTGAAGATTTTTATGATGACTGTAAAAAGCATAATATCGTGCTTATATTGTCGGCGCTTCATACTCAACCATTATTTGCTGCGGAGAAATCCGGCTTAATTGATAAAATAGGCAGGGAGAACATTTGTGGTGATATTGACGATGCTCTCACCAGAGCGCGCAAAATTTTAAAAATCGCAATTTAG
- a CDS encoding crosslink repair DNA glycosylase YcaQ family protein, which translates to MQIISLKEARYLALLNQKLYHTHLPRTKNDLLKIIEQIGYVQIDTISIVERAHHHVLWTRFPGYQKSMLDELVKNKKVFEYWSHAAAYLPMRDFRFSLHRKNAYKEKYKDWAKKNRKILNYVYDRIKNEGALQSRDFEHPPRKSAGWWDWKPTKDALEFLFHSGELVIRERKNFQKVYDIPERVLTQKINTILPSEAEYSEHLIMKAINANGFVSEKEITYLRRHHQQTTKSVLNNLLESKKIIPLRIKEIEKENYYTTEKTLKSIDKILSKDVLHILSPFDNLIIQRKRLNTLFNFDYTIECYVPAPKRKYGYYVLPIFYKDKFIGRLDAKADRQKNSFRIINYFWEDTFKFTERFKKKFNKKLSALARFAGCENNENPL; encoded by the coding sequence ATGCAAATTATCTCTCTTAAAGAAGCCCGTTATCTTGCTTTGCTCAATCAAAAGCTTTATCATACTCACCTTCCAAGAACAAAAAATGATTTATTAAAAATAATCGAGCAAATTGGTTATGTTCAGATTGATACGATTTCAATTGTCGAGCGCGCGCATCATCATGTTCTGTGGACAAGATTTCCCGGTTATCAAAAATCGATGCTCGATGAGCTTGTAAAAAACAAAAAAGTTTTTGAATACTGGTCGCATGCCGCCGCATATCTGCCGATGAGAGATTTCAGGTTTTCACTCCACAGAAAAAATGCTTACAAAGAAAAATATAAAGACTGGGCTAAGAAAAACCGCAAGATTTTGAATTACGTATATGATAGAATAAAAAACGAAGGAGCATTGCAATCGCGCGATTTTGAGCATCCGCCACGCAAGTCCGCGGGCTGGTGGGATTGGAAACCAACGAAAGACGCTCTCGAGTTTTTATTTCACAGCGGTGAGCTTGTAATTCGAGAAAGAAAAAATTTTCAGAAAGTTTATGATATACCTGAACGCGTGCTTACACAAAAAATAAACACAATACTTCCATCTGAAGCTGAATACTCGGAGCATCTCATAATGAAAGCAATCAATGCAAACGGTTTTGTCTCTGAAAAAGAAATTACATATCTGCGCAGGCATCACCAACAAACAACAAAGTCAGTTTTGAATAACTTATTAGAATCAAAAAAAATAATTCCGCTAAGAATAAAAGAAATTGAAAAAGAAAATTATTATACTACTGAAAAAACCCTTAAAAGCATAGATAAAATATTATCTAAAGATGTTCTTCATATTTTATCCCCATTCGATAACCTTATAATTCAACGAAAACGTTTGAATACTTTATTTAACTTTGACTACACAATTGAATGCTATGTCCCTGCCCCTAAAAGAAAGTATGGATATTATGTTCTCCCGATTTTCTATAAAGATAAATTCATCGGGCGTCTCGATGCAAAAGCTGACAGGCAAAAAAATTCTTTCAGAATAATAAATTATTTTTGGGAAGATACATTTAAGTTTACAGAAAGGTTCAAAAAAAAATTTAATAAAAAATTAAGCGCTCTTGCAAGATTTGCAGGCTGTGAAAACAATGAAAACCCCTTATAA
- a CDS encoding NAD(P)-binding domain-containing protein yields MQTKQKEIKKIGVLGSGVVAKTLAEGFKKHGYDVMMGTRYVDKLKNWTEAGNKAGTFKEAGKFGDILVLAVKGSAAENVLGVIDDRDLQGKIIIDTTNPIADEQPVNGVIKFFTELNFSHMEKLQRAYPEAKFVKAFSCVGNAFMVNPDFEDGKPTMFIAGDSDEAKQKVTEVLEKFGWEVEDMGKAEGARAIEPLAMLWCIPGIVKNQWNHAFKLLKKKVE; encoded by the coding sequence ATGCAAACCAAACAAAAAGAAATCAAAAAAATCGGCGTACTCGGCTCCGGTGTTGTTGCAAAAACTCTCGCGGAGGGATTCAAAAAGCACGGCTACGACGTGATGATGGGAACGCGCTACGTTGACAAGCTCAAAAACTGGACTGAGGCAGGCAACAAAGCAGGCACGTTCAAGGAAGCGGGAAAGTTCGGCGACATACTCGTGCTTGCAGTCAAAGGCAGCGCTGCCGAAAACGTTCTCGGCGTCATAGATGACCGCGACCTTCAGGGAAAAATCATCATCGATACCACAAACCCGATTGCCGATGAACAGCCCGTCAACGGTGTCATCAAATTTTTCACCGAGCTCAACTTCTCTCACATGGAAAAGCTTCAGCGCGCATATCCCGAAGCAAAGTTTGTGAAGGCGTTCAGCTGTGTCGGAAACGCTTTTATGGTCAACCCCGATTTCGAAGACGGCAAGCCGACGATGTTCATTGCAGGCGACAGCGACGAAGCAAAACAGAAAGTAACGGAAGTTCTCGAAAAGTTCGGATGGGAAGTCGAGGATATGGGCAAAGCGGAAGGCGCGCGTGCAATCGAACCACTCGCGATGCTATGGTGCATCCCCGGCATCGTAAAGAATCAATGGAACCACGCGTTTAAGTTGCTTAAGAAGAAGGTGGAGTGA
- a CDS encoding GIY-YIG nuclease family protein — MSEFGKSIRIYLKDGTVTGIKVGEVVNQTIKSISCPRLKISELTDQPDVKRPGIYFLFGQDEETSEPKVYIGEAENVFERLQEHILKKDFWNEVIFIVSKDENLTKSHVKYLESRVIELSFKIKRYKVDNNNHSTAPLLPLPDKDAMEEFLIYLKLLLGVLGHKLLEEINPTKVVEKTFDKVEYNEYNSSDSRELFLSVSGLTAKALQTDEGIVVLKGSEATQNIQGLQKGYKEDRERLIENGRLKLINDKYIFQEDTIFKSPSAAAAIIVGYSINGRKHWKDKNGKSLNEIENESVPSVNSLLRDIFKIENKSVGSETNSEGHSPSFR; from the coding sequence ATGTCGGAATTCGGAAAAAGTATAAGAATTTATTTAAAGGATGGAACTGTTACTGGTATAAAAGTTGGAGAAGTTGTAAATCAAACAATTAAATCAATTTCTTGTCCACGATTAAAGATAAGTGAATTAACAGATCAACCTGATGTTAAAAGACCTGGCATATACTTTTTATTCGGTCAAGACGAAGAAACTAGCGAACCTAAAGTCTATATTGGTGAGGCTGAAAATGTTTTTGAACGACTTCAAGAACACATTTTAAAAAAAGATTTTTGGAACGAAGTAATTTTTATTGTTAGTAAGGACGAAAATTTGACTAAATCCCATGTTAAATATCTTGAAAGCCGAGTTATTGAATTATCATTTAAAATAAAACGTTATAAAGTAGATAATAATAATCATTCTACCGCTCCATTGTTACCATTACCTGATAAAGATGCAATGGAAGAATTTTTAATTTATCTTAAGTTATTACTTGGAGTATTGGGTCACAAACTTTTAGAGGAAATTAACCCAACTAAAGTTGTAGAAAAAACGTTTGATAAAGTTGAATATAACGAATACAATTCAAGCGACAGTAGGGAACTCTTCTTATCTGTGTCGGGGCTTACCGCAAAAGCACTTCAAACAGATGAAGGAATAGTAGTGTTAAAAGGTTCGGAGGCAACTCAAAACATCCAAGGATTACAAAAAGGATATAAAGAGGATAGAGAACGACTCATTGAAAACGGCCGATTAAAATTAATAAATGATAAATATATTTTTCAAGAAGATACTATTTTTAAATCTCCATCCGCGGCAGCTGCAATTATTGTGGGATATAGCATTAATGGTCGTAAACACTGGAAAGACAAGAATGGTAAATCATTAAATGAGATTGAAAATGAAAGTGTGCCATCAGTAAATTCATTATTGCGAGATATATTTAAAATAGAAAACAAAAGTGTTGGCTCTGAAACAAATTCAGAAGGACACTCCCCGTCATTTCGTTGA
- a CDS encoding anti-sigma factor: MNIKEYIESGILELYVAGMLSPEENREVDLMAQQYPEINREIENIINAVNTYNASQATPPPVNTIENLKAKIYKEQTVPPSTDFNIKTGGKNVRQYSYTYYKGAFAACLAMFIISAVINFILWSNYNESKDEVTRLNAEKLIMAQDNEMLQKTLNKKNTDMAMFTDTSSMIVDLKGTQMSPDSRAMVVWNKQNKEVYLDVMNMPLPPPDKQYQLWAIAGGKPVDAGMIEMPSEAAGLHKMKVIREAEAFAITLEPKGGSVNPTLDQMYVMGAMGSK; this comes from the coding sequence TTGAACATTAAAGAATACATAGAATCCGGAATACTTGAATTATACGTCGCGGGAATGCTGTCCCCTGAAGAAAACCGTGAAGTAGATTTAATGGCACAACAATATCCTGAAATAAACCGGGAGATTGAAAACATTATTAATGCCGTTAATACTTATAATGCTTCTCAGGCAACACCTCCTCCTGTAAATACGATTGAGAATCTAAAAGCAAAAATATATAAAGAACAGACTGTTCCTCCCTCAACTGATTTCAACATTAAAACCGGCGGAAAAAATGTCCGGCAATATTCATATACATATTATAAAGGTGCTTTCGCTGCATGTCTGGCTATGTTTATTATCAGTGCTGTGATTAATTTTATTTTGTGGAGCAATTACAATGAATCAAAAGATGAAGTCACACGATTAAATGCTGAGAAACTTATTATGGCGCAGGACAACGAAATGCTTCAGAAAACCTTGAATAAGAAAAACACCGATATGGCAATGTTCACAGATACGTCATCTATGATTGTTGATTTGAAAGGAACACAAATGTCACCTGACTCGCGCGCAATGGTTGTATGGAACAAACAAAACAAAGAAGTTTATCTCGACGTTATGAATATGCCACTTCCTCCTCCTGATAAGCAATATCAGCTCTGGGCAATTGCAGGCGGAAAACCTGTCGATGCAGGTATGATTGAAATGCCGTCCGAGGCAGCCGGTCTCCATAAAATGAAAGTCATTCGCGAAGCAGAAGCGTTTGCAATCACTCTCGAACCAAAAGGCGGCTCCGTCAATCCAACCCTCGATCAGATGTACGTCATGGGCGCAATGGGAAGCAAGTAG
- a CDS encoding Omp28-related outer membrane protein produces MKQKTVFNIVKPPAMNLAKSILILFLILSSFAFISCNNNNPVTTNDLLPRNNNKLIEMFTNTRCTVCPPANEYCTAVETGSGITTDDSSVIIIRYHTTLYPNDPFYDFNPTDNFARQSVYNAGTANPKAYLGGTFMGVFNNAGWTTQINQSLISENPLSLAISKTYDSTARTGTVNLKVSNFELNASDSLILFVMLTESPISYSAPNGENVFYDVLRFIKPSPDGQHITLEVNKNSFYEFGFSLDPVINENNAYVIAFVQNKKTLQVYGVEKAKLINP; encoded by the coding sequence TTGAAACAAAAAACAGTATTTAATATTGTTAAACCACCTGCAATGAACCTGGCAAAATCAATTTTAATACTTTTCCTTATACTTTCTTCTTTTGCTTTTATTAGCTGCAACAATAATAACCCTGTTACAACTAATGATTTGCTTCCGAGAAACAACAACAAGCTTATTGAGATGTTCACAAACACGCGATGCACGGTTTGTCCTCCCGCAAATGAATACTGTACTGCAGTTGAAACCGGAAGCGGCATTACGACTGATGATTCATCTGTAATAATAATACGGTACCATACAACATTATATCCGAACGACCCGTTTTATGATTTTAATCCGACTGATAATTTTGCAAGACAAAGTGTTTATAATGCGGGGACGGCAAACCCTAAAGCATATCTCGGCGGCACTTTCATGGGCGTCTTTAACAATGCCGGATGGACAACTCAAATAAATCAATCTCTTATTTCGGAAAATCCTCTCTCATTGGCAATTTCAAAAACATATGATTCCACTGCAAGAACAGGAACAGTTAATTTGAAAGTTTCGAATTTTGAACTTAATGCATCTGATAGTTTAATATTATTTGTTATGCTTACGGAATCTCCCATTTCTTATTCAGCCCCAAACGGTGAAAATGTTTTTTATGACGTGCTTCGTTTTATAAAACCCTCACCTGACGGACAGCACATAACTCTTGAGGTCAACAAAAATTCTTTTTATGAATTTGGTTTCTCTCTCGACCCCGTCATAAACGAGAACAACGCTTATGTCATTGCCTTTGTTCAGAATAAAAAAACTCTGCAGGTTTATGGAGTAGAGAAAGCAAAATTGATTAATCCCTGA
- a CDS encoding four helix bundle protein, which produces MTSTELKQRTKKFAIRVIEFVDNLPKRKKFDVIAYQILRSSTSIGANYRAACRARSKAEFLAKLGIVEEEADETIYWLELIKEILGKNNDKIQNEELDLLLKEADELTAIFTKAAKTMKMQIRNAKS; this is translated from the coding sequence ATGACATCGACTGAACTCAAACAAAGAACTAAAAAGTTTGCAATTAGAGTTATTGAGTTTGTAGATAATTTGCCAAAAAGGAAAAAATTTGATGTTATTGCATATCAAATATTACGTTCTTCAACTTCTATTGGAGCAAATTACCGAGCTGCATGCAGAGCACGCTCGAAAGCAGAATTTCTTGCTAAATTGGGAATAGTTGAAGAAGAAGCGGATGAAACGATTTATTGGTTAGAATTAATTAAGGAGATATTAGGCAAAAATAATGATAAAATTCAAAATGAAGAATTGGATTTATTGCTCAAAGAAGCTGATGAATTAACAGCAATATTTACAAAAGCTGCGAAAACTATGAAAATGCAAATCCGAAATGCGAAATCATAA